A segment of the Panacibacter ginsenosidivorans genome:
GGTAATGAGCTTATCTTTAAAGCCAATGCAGGAAAAACGTATCTCATCGCCTTTTAATACAACGATGGAAAAAACACCCTGGTAATTAGTAAGAGTGCCCCGGCCCTTGTTCTCAACAATAACACTTGCCGCTTCAATGGCACGCAGGCTGTCTGCTGTCATAACTACACCGTATAATTGTATCACCGAATCCTGAATGCCTTTGTTATCCTGTGCACTGGCGTATTGTGACAGGAAAATGAAAGATGAGCAAATGAGATATTGTAAAAATCGCTTCATGCAGCAAAAGATTTATGAAAAAGGTTTTTTAAAGGCTTTCCCTCATTCAAAACAAAATAACCCCATTGAGGGTTAATTTTGCTGCAAAATATTCCTTTTTAACAAAAATATGTGTGATGACAGAAAATGAAATTTTAAAGGCTTTAAGCAATGTACAGGAGCCCGATCTTGGTAAAGACCTGGTAACGCTGAACATGATAAAAGATATTGTTATTAATGGCAACGAGGTTTCTTTTACTGTGGTATTAACTACACCAGCTTGTCCAATGAAAGACATGATGAAAACAGCTTGTGTGAATGCTGTAAAAATCCTTGTTAATAAAGAAGCTGTTGTAAAAGTGAATTTTACTTCTAATACCAGCAGTAACAGAAAGGATACAAAGCAGTTATTACCCGGCGTTAGAAACATCATTGCAGTAGTGAGTGGTAAAGGTGGTGTAGGTAAAAGTACCGTTGCTGCAAACCTTGCATTGGCCTTTGCCAAAGGCGGCGCGAAAGTAGGATTGATGGATGCGGATATTTACGGACCCAGTGTACCAATTATGTTTGGCGTACGTGGAGAACGCCCCATGATGAAAGATGTAAATGGCAAAGGCATGATCATTCCGTTGGAAAGTTTTGGTATTAAACTGATGAGTATTGGTTTACTTGTTGATGAAAAGAATGCAGTGGTGTGGCGTGGGCCAATGGCAAGCAGTGCTATTCGCCAGTTTGTTACAGATGTGGACTGGGGCGAACTTGATTACCTGGTTATTGATATGCCACCTGGTACAGGAGATATTCATTTAACATTGATGCAAACAGTACCGGTAACAGGTGTAGTGATTGTTACTACGCCGCAGAATGTTGCCTTGGCCGATGCGAAAAAAGGTATAGCTATGTTTGGCCAGGCGCAGATCAATGTGCCGATAATTGGTCTTGTGGAGAACATGGCATATTTCACACCGGCAGAATTGCCCGATAATAAATATTACATTTTTGGCAAAGAAGGTGGCAAACGACTTGCCGATGAATACGATCTTGCTTTTCTCGGGCAGATACCATTGGTACAAAGCATTAGAGAAGGTGGCGATAATGGCGTGCCTGCAATGGTTGGCGATGATCCGGTTTCAAAAAAAGCGTTTGAAGATTTTGCCGGACTGGCAGCCAGGAATATTGCTATACGCAATGCAAAAGTGCCACAGACAAAACCGGTAGCTGTTGTTGAATAATTAAATCAGCAAAGAAGTTTATAAATTTTTGCTGTTATAGTAAGGAGCTTTAACATCGTGGTAAAATAAAAAAGTCCAGCCTAGTTCCTGGCCCTGCTGCCACCACAACTGGCGAAGCTCCATGCATTTTTTACCATTGTAGTCATACTTGGCAATGAACTTGTTTTTCATTTGCTGTAGTTGAGGTGCATCATCGCCACCAAAGAAAATAGTTTCACCTTTTTCTTTTATCCAATATACCTGGTGGTGCGGACTGTGTCCACCTGTAACATGATAGAAAATGTAATCATCAATAGAGCCATCACCATCGAGGAACACCACATTTTTTTCATGCTGCAAAATGGAAATTTCTTCTGCCATAAAAGAAGGGAAACCTGTTTCCATAGCAAATTCCATTTCTTTTTTTTGCACATAATATGTTGCATTTGGAAAAGAAAGATGATAATTACCCAACCTGTCTTTTATACTTACACCACCTGCATGATCTTTGTGTAAATGTGAAAGCAAAACTTTGGTAATGCTTTGTGGTTGTATATTATTTGCTTTAAGATTTGTATAGAGTTGTAGTTCTCCATGCCTGGAAAAACCAAGACCAGTATCTAATAATAAAATGTCTTTACTGGTGATAACAACAAAAGGCTGCACTTCCACGAGTAAACTTCCGATAGGTCTTTTTTGCAGGTCATCATTTTCAAGATCGAAAGGAACAAAAATTTTTGTTTTATCTATA
Coding sequences within it:
- a CDS encoding Mrp/NBP35 family ATP-binding protein produces the protein MTENEILKALSNVQEPDLGKDLVTLNMIKDIVINGNEVSFTVVLTTPACPMKDMMKTACVNAVKILVNKEAVVKVNFTSNTSSNRKDTKQLLPGVRNIIAVVSGKGGVGKSTVAANLALAFAKGGAKVGLMDADIYGPSVPIMFGVRGERPMMKDVNGKGMIIPLESFGIKLMSIGLLVDEKNAVVWRGPMASSAIRQFVTDVDWGELDYLVIDMPPGTGDIHLTLMQTVPVTGVVIVTTPQNVALADAKKGIAMFGQAQINVPIIGLVENMAYFTPAELPDNKYYIFGKEGGKRLADEYDLAFLGQIPLVQSIREGGDNGVPAMVGDDPVSKKAFEDFAGLAARNIAIRNAKVPQTKPVAVVE
- a CDS encoding MBL fold metallo-hydrolase, producing the protein MQIIPLSEGVFTIDKTKIFVPFDLENDDLQKRPIGSLLVEVQPFVVITSKDILLLDTGLGFSRHGELQLYTNLKANNIQPQSITKVLLSHLHKDHAGGVSIKDRLGNYHLSFPNATYYVQKKEMEFAMETGFPSFMAEEISILQHEKNVVFLDGDGSIDDYIFYHVTGGHSPHHQVYWIKEKGETIFFGGDDAPQLQQMKNKFIAKYDYNGKKCMELRQLWWQQGQELGWTFLFYHDVKAPYYNSKNL